In the genome of Colwellia sp. PAMC 21821, the window TATCCGTCCATAAAATGTTACCAGCATGACAATCGCCGTGTAAACGAATCTGCGACTTAGGTTGGTACTGCTGGCTTGCGATGGTGATCACTTGTTCTAAAATAGTGAAAAAAGGCAGCGTCAAACTCGCGGGAACAAAGTTAGACTTTTCAATAATAAGTTGTGCTTGCTGCAGCATTTCTTCACTAGTAAATGTTGGTCGTTCTTTAAAGTCTTTTTTAGCCGCAACCGCATGAATACGACCTAAAAATCGGCCCATCCACTCTAATTGGTCTAAATTATCGACTTCGAAAATACGACCACCGCGGCAAGGAAATATAGCAAAGTGATAACCTTCATGATTAAACAAAGACTCACCATCTATTTTCATCGGAGCCACTAACGGCAGTTCGCTTTTGTCTAATTCAAACGAGAACTTATGCTCTTCTCTAATTTGAGCTTCTGTCCAGCGTTGCGGTCGATAAAACTTGGTCACATATTTAGTTTTATCCATATCATGAAACTGATAAACGCGATTTTCATAGCTATTTAACGCCAGCAAGCCGCTATCAACCGTTAAGCCAGTGCTTTCTAGGCCATCTAGAATTAGGTCTGGCGATAGCGAAGTAAAATCAAAGACTGACATTAGCGTTTATTAAAGAAGCGGCTTTCATGTTCAAGCTTAACCTCATCCGTGTCTGATACTAATTCAATAACAAAACTTATATCTGTCATATAACCTTCTAGTTCGTATGGGTCAACTGAAATACTGATCGGTAAAGTATACACTTTAGCCGCTTTTACAAGCACTTCTTGTTCGCCATGCCATTTAGTATTATTAATACCTTTGATTGACAAGCGATAGCGGTTGTCTTTTTGTGATTTATTAAGAATTTTCAAGGTATATACATTCTCAATATCACCATTAAAGTTTTCTTTTGCTAATTCATTTCTATCACGAATAATGTCCAATGATACTGGCGATCTGTTGGCCATTTCAAAAACCAATGAACTGGTCATCACAATCAATACCAGAGCATAACCAATGAGTTTACCCCGAACAAGATGTACTTTTTTACCTTCTAATTCATGCTCAGTGGTATAACGAATTAACCCTTTGTCGTATCGCATTCGCTCCATAACATCATCACAGGCATCCACACAGGCACCACAATTAATACATTCATATTGTAAGCCGTTTCGAATATCGATACCCGTAGGGCATACCTGCACACAGAGATTACAATCGATACAATCTCCTAAACCTACATCTTTTGGCACATCTTTTCGGGTCCGTGGTCCACGATTTTCACCACGTTTTGCATCGTAAGAAACGGTTAACGTGTCTTTATCAAACATGGCTGACTGAAAACGAGCATATGGACACATGTGCAAACACATAATTTCTCGCATCCAGCCCGCATTACCATAAGTACAAAAAGCAAAAAACCATACCGTTGCAGCTAAAGCAAATGAGGCATTAAAAGTGAAAAAATCAACAAACACTTCACGCATCGGGGCAAAATAACCCGCAAAAGTAAGCGCCGTTAAAATAGAAAAGAAGCCCCAACAGAAGTGTTTTAGTGCTTTACGCCAAAATTTATTGATATTCATCGCTTGGCTATCGAGCTTTTTCCGCTGATTCGCTGTACCTTCTATTTTTTCTTCAAACCAAATAAATATGAAAGTCCAAACGGTTTGTGGACAAAGGTAGCCACACCAAACTCGCCCTAAGAAAGTGGTAATAAAGAACAGTAAAAAGGCACTAAGAATAAAAAGCCATGCCAGCAAGGTAAGATCTTGTGGCCAAAGCGTGACACTCCACAAGGTAAAGCGTTGTTCACTAATATCAAACAAAATAGCTTGATGCCCGTCGTACTGCAACCAAGGTAAAACAGCAAATAAGGCTAAAAAGAAAAAATTCATTTTTTGGCGTAGCTTTTGAAATACACCTTTTACTTTACGGACATAAATTTGATCGCGAGGTGCATAGGCATCGCTTTTAGCGGGTTGATGAATTTGAACATTTTTAATCGGAATATGCTGACTAACTTTAATGTCTTTATCTTTTGTTTTCAAAGCGGATCCTTTATGTCGGTAATACCAGATAATTATAACGGATTAGCCGCTGTTACCCATCAATAAAATAGCAAAATATTGCTTTGTTAGTATAAAATTGATTACTCTAGAGCTATTCACATGACATTTCGTCTACAAAAACAATAATACTATGTGTGGTTGCTTCAATAACAACAATTAATTGTTAGTTATTTGTGCGCCCCGAAGATTATAAGGCAAGGTATGAAAAAATTATTGATCTTGATCGTGGCTGGTGCGATATATTTTCATTTTTATCCCAATGAAAAACTTAACAACTGGGTATTTGAACAAAAAGAATTTGTGCTGAGTCACTTTTCAGATGCTACGGATACCAAGGTGCGCCTAAAGTCAGATAAAATATATCAAGACTTAGCGAAAGATTTTGGCCAATTTAACAGCCAAGAAAAAGCATACGTCGCTGAAATCACTAGCAGTCGTGAAAAAGTAAAAAGCTTTAACGAGCAATACTGTAAAAGTAAAAAACAAACACCAAAATTACATCGAGATAATTTAACTAAGGTGTGCCTCTCAATTAGCAAATATAGTAATTTATTGTAGTAATAGATTATCGTAATTGATGATATTAATAGATGGTAGTAAATTTAATTGCTACCAGATGAGCCTTAGCAGAGAATCAAGACGATTAGGTTCCTAATACCAATTGAAATAAATAATCGATCATTTTAAGGCGGTTTAAAATTGGTCAATAGCTTATTACATTTGGTATAACTAATCGTCTATACGCGATAATCGTATACGTTAAGCTGAAATCTTAGCTAATAATTGTGCAAAATTATCTGCGCTTTCCTGCTCTAAAGCATGCGCTGTTCCACTAATCACCCAACGTCCATTAACCATTACGTCTAATACCGGATTACGCTGGCTAGCAAATATCACGCTGTCGAGTAGATGAAGGTCGTCGTGGGCAAATAAGCGTAAATGGCTGTCATCTAAAACCAATAAATCAGCCTGCTTGCCAATAGCGAGTGCACCGGTATTACTATTGGTACTTTGTGCCCCGCCGGCAGCAGCTTTTTGCCACAAATTAAGCCCGACAGACTTTTGTTTGCTAGTGGCTAGCATTGCACGTTGCTGCTTACTTAAACGTTGCGCATATTCAAGCCAGCGTAACTCTTCGATGGGGTTGACCGAAATGTGGCTATCAGAACCAATAGCAAAAGTGCCATTTTCCATCAAGAATTCATTGGTCGGGAATATACCATCCCCTAAATTAGCTTCTGTCGTAGGGCAAATACCGGCGATTGCTTGACTAGCAATAATCCCCTTGCGCTCTGCTTCATCAATATGCGTGGCGTGAATTAAACACCAATATTGGTCTAAATCGGCATTGTCGAGTAACCATTGCACAGGTCTTTGGCCATAATGAGCTAAACAGTCATCGACTTCTTTTTGCTGCTCCGCAATATGAATATGGATCGGGGCTTGTGCATCAAGTGCTCGAACATGCTCAACAGCCGCTAACAATGAGCTTTTATCAACTGCACGCAAAGAATGCGGTGCAATACCCACATTACAATTAGGCTGTAATTGCGCCAGTTCAAAACAATCACTGACTAAGTCATTAAATTGTTCAACTGAATTAATGAAACGTTTCTGACCTTCAGTCGCGGCTTGTGGGCCAAAACCACTAAAGCGATACAAGACCGGCAATAATGTTAAACCAATGCCTGATTGCTTGGCAGCTGCAAAAATAGCTTCTGCCATAGTGGCCAGTTTTTCATGGTTTTGGCCGTCAATATCATGATGCAAATAATGAAACTCAGCAACACGGGTATAGCCCATTTTCAACATTTCAATATAGAGCTGTTGTGCAATGACTTGCGCATCTTCTGAGGTTAGTTGCCCCAAAAATTTATACATAATATTACGCCAAGTCCAAAAGCTGTCTTGGCCTTCACTGCCTTGCTCACTGAACCCAGCAAAAGCACGTTGAAAAGCATGAGAGTGACAATTCACCATGCCCGGAATTACCACGCCATTTGCTCGCTCTGCGCCGTCAAGATAACCCGCGGTAATATCGGTAATAACGCCGTGTTCAATGGTCAAGGTTTGCTCGCTCGCCCAGCCATCAGCTAATAATATTTTTTTAGCAAAAAGTTTCATCAATACCTACCATTAATTCGTAGCGTTTTTATTTGAAGTTGCAGCAAAAGTTATCAGTGCTTTCACTAACGCTTCAAGTTTAGGTTGAACTTGCATAGCAAGAGTTTCGTTATATGTCATGGCTTGCTCATTCATATAAGTGAACTGCGAAAGTTCTAGCTGAATAGCATGAAAGTCATTATCAGGTTGGCCGAATGCGCGCGTAATATAGCCACCTTTAAATCGGCCATTACACACCATAGTATAAGGAGCGTAATCTAAACCGACCAAGATTGAAATTAATTCAGCCGCACAACTTTTACCGTCAGCATTGCCAAAATTAAAATCAGGTAATTGACCTTGAAAAAATCTCGGCACATGTGATTGAATTGAATGTGCCTCAAGCAACACGGCTTGACCGAATTCGGCTTTAATTGCCTGCATGGTCGACTTTAGAGCCTGATGATAAGGCTGCCAATAGTTTTTAACACGTTCGGTTATTTGTTCAGCAGTAGGCGCACATCCCTCTTTATATAAAGGCGATAAATCAAATGCGGTAGTAGGACAAAGCTCAGTATTATTAGCACCAGGATATAAATCAACACCATCAGGATCACGGTTTAAGTCAATGACATAACGGTTATATTTAGGAATTAATATATAAGCGCCAAGCGCTTTTGCAAAAGAATACAAGCGATCCATATACCAATCAGTATCGGCAACTTCACGGCCTTTCGCTGTCATAACCTGTGCAATATCTTCCGGTATTTCTTCACCATTGTGTGGCATGCTTATAAGCAAAGGCACAGAGCCTTTAATTAAGGTGTAGCTGTCTAACATTCATCCCCCTTAGATTGTATATACAACTTCATTAAAGTTAATTTACCACCTCAGTAATAAAACAGGAAATTATTTCTCGCTTTAGCTAGTCATTCGTTTTGTTAATATTTTCAAAATCAGGACATATCCTCAGCTAAATCAAAGGTGGCCGAAGTGTTGATACTGGCAGTAAAACTTCTTAAGATAAGATAAACATTTTATAAAAAGTGTTATCTAAAATGATGCCAATCGATTTTATCAATCATAAAGTACAATATTAATCACTTTATTTAAATTAGAACTTATTCGATAATAGCCACAT includes:
- a CDS encoding serine/threonine protein kinase, whose translation is MSVFDFTSLSPDLILDGLESTGLTVDSGLLALNSYENRVYQFHDMDKTKYVTKFYRPQRWTEAQIREEHKFSFELDKSELPLVAPMKIDGESLFNHEGYHFAIFPCRGGRIFEVDNLDQLEWMGRFLGRIHAVAAKKDFKERPTFTSEEMLQQAQLIIEKSNFVPASLTLPFFTILEQVITIASQQYQPKSQIRLHGDCHAGNILWTDKGPHFVDLDDCRMGPAVQDIWMMLSGDRQQQLLQLDTILTGYDEFHRFETNQLPLIESLRTMRVVNYMAWLCKRWQDPAFPHNFPWFNTEKYWEQQILMLKEQMSALQQPPLSLLPY
- the ccoG gene encoding cytochrome c oxidase accessory protein CcoG; translated protein: MKTKDKDIKVSQHIPIKNVQIHQPAKSDAYAPRDQIYVRKVKGVFQKLRQKMNFFFLALFAVLPWLQYDGHQAILFDISEQRFTLWSVTLWPQDLTLLAWLFILSAFLLFFITTFLGRVWCGYLCPQTVWTFIFIWFEEKIEGTANQRKKLDSQAMNINKFWRKALKHFCWGFFSILTALTFAGYFAPMREVFVDFFTFNASFALAATVWFFAFCTYGNAGWMREIMCLHMCPYARFQSAMFDKDTLTVSYDAKRGENRGPRTRKDVPKDVGLGDCIDCNLCVQVCPTGIDIRNGLQYECINCGACVDACDDVMERMRYDKGLIRYTTEHELEGKKVHLVRGKLIGYALVLIVMTSSLVFEMANRSPVSLDIIRDRNELAKENFNGDIENVYTLKILNKSQKDNRYRLSIKGINNTKWHGEQEVLVKAAKVYTLPISISVDPYELEGYMTDISFVIELVSDTDEVKLEHESRFFNKR
- the hutG gene encoding N-formylglutamate deformylase, translated to MLDSYTLIKGSVPLLISMPHNGEEIPEDIAQVMTAKGREVADTDWYMDRLYSFAKALGAYILIPKYNRYVIDLNRDPDGVDLYPGANNTELCPTTAFDLSPLYKEGCAPTAEQITERVKNYWQPYHQALKSTMQAIKAEFGQAVLLEAHSIQSHVPRFFQGQLPDFNFGNADGKSCAAELISILVGLDYAPYTMVCNGRFKGGYITRAFGQPDNDFHAIQLELSQFTYMNEQAMTYNETLAMQVQPKLEALVKALITFAATSNKNATN
- a CDS encoding formimidoylglutamate deiminase; amino-acid sequence: MKLFAKKILLADGWASEQTLTIEHGVITDITAGYLDGAERANGVVIPGMVNCHSHAFQRAFAGFSEQGSEGQDSFWTWRNIMYKFLGQLTSEDAQVIAQQLYIEMLKMGYTRVAEFHYLHHDIDGQNHEKLATMAEAIFAAAKQSGIGLTLLPVLYRFSGFGPQAATEGQKRFINSVEQFNDLVSDCFELAQLQPNCNVGIAPHSLRAVDKSSLLAAVEHVRALDAQAPIHIHIAEQQKEVDDCLAHYGQRPVQWLLDNADLDQYWCLIHATHIDEAERKGIIASQAIAGICPTTEANLGDGIFPTNEFLMENGTFAIGSDSHISVNPIEELRWLEYAQRLSKQQRAMLATSKQKSVGLNLWQKAAAGGAQSTNSNTGALAIGKQADLLVLDDSHLRLFAHDDLHLLDSVIFASQRNPVLDVMVNGRWVISGTAHALEQESADNFAQLLAKISA